The following proteins are encoded in a genomic region of Brachypodium distachyon strain Bd21 chromosome 1, Brachypodium_distachyon_v3.0, whole genome shotgun sequence:
- the LOC100843026 gene encoding GDSL esterase/lipase At2g23540 gives MGRLFRMSPAAAAMALAVMFAAAAVVARGADTGDDVLDGDAPGASFIFGDSLVDAGNNNYLSTLSKADMAPNGIDFAASGGSPTGRFTNGRTIADIIGEMLGQADYSPPYLAPNTTGGALLNGVNYASGGAGILNGTGRVFVNRVGMDIQVDYFNATRRQLDDLLGADRARRFVRKKAIFSITVGSNDFLNNYLMPVLSAGTRVAESPEGFINDLILHLRQQLTRLHALDARKFVVANVGPLGCIPYQKTLNRVAEGECVKLPNTLAATYNGKLRDLLIELNSGDGGLPGARFCLANVYDLVMELIANHGKYGFKTASVACCGNGGRYAGIVPCGPTSSMCDDREAHVFWDPYHPSEKANVLLAKYIVDGDSKYVSPMNLRKLFAL, from the exons ATGGGGAGATTATTCAGAAtgtctccggcggcggcggcaatggcttTGGCGGTGATGtttgcggcggcagcggtggtgGCGAGAGGAGCGGACACCGGCGACGACGTGCTGGACGGGGACGCGCCGGGGGCGTCCTTCATCTTCGGCGACTCGCTCGTCGACGCCGGGAACAACAACTACCTGTCGACGCTCTCCAAGGCCGACATGGCCcccaacggcatcgacttcgcCGCCTCCGGCGGCTCCCCCACCGGCCGCTTCACCAACGGCCGCACCATCGCCGACATCATCG GGGAGATGCTGGGGCAGGCGGACTACTCGCCGCCGTACCTGGCCCCGAACACGACGGGCGGCGCGCTGCTCAACGGGGTCAACTACGCttcgggcggcgccggcatccTCAACGGCACGGGGCGTGTCTTCGTCAACCGGGTCGGCATGGACATCCAGGTGGACTACTTCAACGCCACGCGGCGCCAGCTGGACGACCTCCTCGGCGCCGACAGGGCGAGGAGGTTCGTGCGCAAGAAGGCCATCTTCTCCATCACCGTCGGCTCCAACGACTTCCTGAATAACTACCTCATGCCGGTGCTCTCGGCCGGCACCCGCGTCGCCGAGTCCCCCGAGGGGTTCATCAATGACCtcatcctccacctccgccaaCAACTCACG AGGCTGCACGCTTTGGACGCGAGGAAGTTCGTGGTGGCGAACGTGGGGCCACTAGGGTGCATCCCCTACCAAAAGACCCTCAACCGGGTCGCCGAGGGCGAGTGCGTCAAGCTGCCCAACACGCTCGCCGCCACCTACAACGGGAAGCTCCGGGACCTCCTCATCGAGCtcaactccggcgacggcgggctcCCGGGGGCCAGGTTCTGCCTGGCCAACGTGTACGACCTGGTCAtggagctgatcgccaaccATGGCAAGTACGGGTTCAAGACGGCCAGCGTGGCGTGCTGCGGGAACGGCGGGCGGTACGCTGGCATCGTGCCGTGTGGGCCGACTTCCAGCATGTGTGATGACAGGGAGGCCCACGTGTTCTGGGACCCGTATCACCCCAGCGAGAAGGCCAATGTGTTGCTGGCCAAGTATATTGTTGACGGGGATAGCAAGTATGTCTCCCCCATGAACCTCAGGAAGCTATTCGCACTGTAG
- the LOC104582017 gene encoding zinc finger CCCH domain-containing protein 37, translated as MASSMDMLLPPSYGVLNRQVNVGEAGAWLWAQGAHRLWAAMPEHFWVYVYKVRKCPQPGSHDWITCPYAHKGERARRRDPQRYNYLPVSCPDHPGSNNGGGGGGFRGSCRRGLKCKYAHGVFELWLHPARFRTRMCEAGARCPRRICFFAHFRSQLREAGSGSACSDSAVSFLPPRILQRNAAIIGSSSSAPAAVARDDGNRFDLQDVATRLQLLSLCSANNGGGMVRPAFSAAAAAASMPELQVMVAPPPPPLHGGGVGGISVFSAAAPTPELGMVVPRAPLHGGCSPWEEDYSAYIGGGDDDQYYPHVDLINDLVD; from the coding sequence ATGGCTTCTTCCATGGACATGTTGTTGCCGCCGTCGTACGGTGTTCTGAACAGGCAGGTGAATGTTGGGGAGGCTGGGGCGTGGCTGTGGGCGCAGGGGGCGCACAGGCTCTGGGCGGCGATGCCGGAGCACTTCTGGGTGTACGTCTACAAGGTCCGGAAATGCCCGCAGCCGGGCAGCCATGACTGGATTACCTGCCCTTACGCCCACAAGGGGGagcgcgcgcggcgccgcgACCCGCAAAGGTACAACTACCTGCCCGTCTCCTGCCCCGACCACCCCGGCTCcaacaacggcggcggcggcggcggattcaGGGGCTCCTGCCGGCGCGGGCTCAAGTGCAAGTACGCGCACGGGGTGTTCGAGCTCTGGCTGCACCCGGCGCGCTTCCGGACCCGGATGTGCGAGGCCGGGGCGCGCTGCCCTCGCCGGATCTGCTTCTTCGCGCACTTCCGCTCCCAGCTCCGTGaagccggttccggctccgCTTGCTCCGACTCCGCCGTGTCCTTCTTGCCGCCCAGGATCCTCCAGCGCAACGCCGCCATCATcgggtcttcttcctcggcgccggcggctgtTGCTCGTGACGATGGTAATAGGTTTGACCTGCAGGATGTGGCGACCAGGCTGCAGCTCCTCTCACTGTGCTCTGCTAACAATGGCGGCGGGATGGTACGACCGGCGTtctctgcggcggcggcggcggcttcgatGCCGGAGCTGCAGGTgatggtggcgccgccgccgccgccgctccacggcggcggggtTGGTGGGATCTCTGTGTTCTCTGCGGCGGCTCCGACTCCGGAGCTCGGGATGGTGGTTCCGCGGGCGCCGCTCCATGGCGGCTGTTCACCGTGGGAGGAAGATTACTCGGCGtacatcggcggcggcgacgatgacCAGTACTACCCGCACGTGGATCTCATCAATGACCTCGTGGACTAG